The Microterricola viridarii nucleotide sequence ATCTGCCAGCTGGCCGTTGTCGATGGAGTGCCCCATCCGGGTGCGCTTGGTGTCGAGGTAGCCCTCGTTGTACGCACCGACGCCGACGACCAGCGGCACCTGCTCGCTCACCCGCACGCCGTGCAGCTCGAGCTGGCGCACCTTCTCCGGGTTGTTGGTGAGCAGGCGCACGGAGCCGACGCCCATGTCGTCGAGGATTGCCGCCGCGGCGCCGTAGTCGCGGGAGTCGGCCGGTAGGCCGAGGGCGAGGTTGGCGTCGAGGGTGTCGAGCCCATCCTCCTGCAGTCGGTAGGCGCGCAGCTTGTTGATCAGGCCGATGCCGCGTCCCTCATGCCCGCGCAGGTAGATGACGATGCCGCCGTCGCGCTGCACGGTCTCCAGCGCGGCGTCCAGCTGCGGGCCGCACTCGCACTTGAGCGAGCCGAAGGCCTCGCCGGTCAGGCACTCGGAGTGCACCCGCACGAGGGGGGAGTCGCCCAGCACGCCGGCGGTGATCGCGACGTGGTCGGCGCCGCTGACCCGGTCGCGGTACGCGCGCACCTGGAACGGGCCGTGCCTGGTCGGCACCGTCGTCTCGACCTCGAAGGCCACGCGGGCGTTCTCGACCACGGATGCCGGGGCGCCGGCCTCCACCTCGTGCTGCGCGTGCAGCCACTCGGCGATCGCCGCGACCGTGGTGACGGGCAGGCCGTCGCGCTCACCGAGGGCGAGCAGCCCGGGCAGGCGCATCATCTCGCCGTCATCCGCGACGATCTCCCCGATGACGCCCACCGGGGCCAGCCCGGCCAGCTTCATCAGGTCGACGGCGGCCTCGGTGTGCCCGGCGCGCTCGCGCACGCCGCCGGCGACGGCGCGCAGCGGCAGCACGTGGCCGGGTCGGATCAGGTTGGCCGGCAGGGAGTGCGGGTCGGCGAGCACCCGCAGGGTGCGCGCGCGGTCGGCGGCGCTGATGCCGGTGGTCACCCGCTCGGCGGCATCGACGGTGATCGTGTACGCGGTGTTCCGCGCGTCCTCGTTGTCGACGACCATGAGCGGCAGGCCGAGCCGGTCGGCGTA carries:
- the ribA gene encoding GTP cyclohydrolase II, with amino-acid sequence MSLSTMPEVLEALRAGRPVIVADDEGRENEGDAILAAELASQEWIAWMVRNTSGFLCAPMPAEYADRLGLPLMVVDNEDARNTAYTITVDAAERVTTGISAADRARTLRVLADPHSLPANLIRPGHVLPLRAVAGGVRERAGHTEAAVDLMKLAGLAPVGVIGEIVADDGEMMRLPGLLALGERDGLPVTTVAAIAEWLHAQHEVEAGAPASVVENARVAFEVETTVPTRHGPFQVRAYRDRVSGADHVAITAGVLGDSPLVRVHSECLTGEAFGSLKCECGPQLDAALETVQRDGGIVIYLRGHEGRGIGLINKLRAYRLQEDGLDTLDANLALGLPADSRDYGAAAAILDDMGVGSVRLLTNNPEKVRQLELHGVRVSEQVPLVVGVGAYNEGYLDTKRTRMGHSIDNGQLADATAETLLNTLEGHAS